A region of Hemicordylus capensis ecotype Gifberg chromosome 17, rHemCap1.1.pri, whole genome shotgun sequence DNA encodes the following proteins:
- the NRARP gene encoding notch-regulated ankyrin repeat-containing protein, with translation MSQTELSTCPPPQAPPPQPAPGQRVFQEAVRKGNTQELQSLLQGMSSCEFNVNSFGPEGQTALHQSVIDGNLELVKLLVKFGADIRLANRDGWSALHIAAFGGHQDIVLYLITKAKYSAGSR, from the coding sequence atGAGCCAGACGGAGCTGTCCACCTGCCCGCCGCCGCAGGCGCCTCCGCCGCAGCCTGCTCCGGGCCAGCGCGTCTTCCAGGAGGCGGTGCGCAAGGGCAACACGCAGGAGCTGCAGTCGCTGCTGCAGGGCATGAGCAGCTGCGAGTTCAACGTGAACTCCTTCGGGCCCGAGGGCCAGACGGCGCTGCACCAGTCGGTCATCGACGGCAACCTGGAGCTGGTCAAGCTGCTGGTCAAGTTCGGCGCCGACATCCGCCTGGCCAACCGCGACGGCTGGAGCGCCCTCCACATCGCCGCCTTCGGGGGCCACCAGGACATCGTCCTCTACCTGATCACCAAGGCCAAGTACTCCGCCGGCAGCCGGTGA